From a single Drosophila sulfurigaster albostrigata strain 15112-1811.04 chromosome 3, ASM2355843v2, whole genome shotgun sequence genomic region:
- the LOC133842761 gene encoding uncharacterized protein LOC133842761 isoform X7 has translation MPNNRNRNRNRNRNKRNKNQNANQTKQQEEQQEEEIEQPATTTSSSSSLAPADDHQHNDNNVNSGSISNGSSTVSSNDVADHNNSSSNNNAQQVTRAAPVNQPEEDQPKDLAKETQQQQQQQQPVSQQLIDEKAESKAEQAIVVAAAEQPKELNQQIENNSEEQLKELPREEVQKQPEEAAHEQQEQQLKEATQEQPERQSKEVAEEQPEQQSEEVAQEQPIAVIIEKQAIAANQLNNQLNNQAEHQLQQQLNQQAIEQKESCQLNQLSNQQPVEQLPQQPVEHIVPVILEKECNPFEVQSAAAEQQLQQPTVHIVPVFVEKTESYTSQSAEQTVEQSKEQPKEELKQQPVVHFIPVTIEQEVITTSSNMGAKHSKQQREQQQQQKQLPELQQQQKELPQEQQQQQQQTPKAPGSPRQAKVIVHRIVREEVDEVDGTQQQQQQQQQQQQQQQQQQQQQQQQQQQQPQLQQQQPLEFQHQHEQLPQQQPPLAPSQQSPTRQQPAPATLPQQRSTKVIIHQIRVETDEEERARKGKPTIEEISSTTATSAAGTAATTMHSNSNGSIPSSGTLSPPPRYLVESPSPKTPSQVAQFGRFARDVQIQELELNSDCSSGEFNFYGMQSPVVCEVDSEVEAEPLTPQLQPQPQTPTTAVATFSPDVPSNSRAEQQEQLRQRRVQKRVALESHFLPQLLSPRYLDSILEENSETTASGHELALSRSSSNDQNHTRAAAKANESFPRSQLDFSRRHRRREEPVALMLETKLLDQPSDLESCTRLQSTLSPQSEDAELVYLSSSASSSVSDLMELELEQAAALAERALIDLDTDASKLINRPNDPDRFSPATTASTTEPISSANETETEGECEVETEVDTETETNVQSSRESTPVNAHRGNEERTLSPSPGSSLSSLLSAATTPTPAEAPTATPTRERATTAAAAATSTTSAESNEFGLNKLANSSIAASSLSATREEFVRNMEKVRELIEMTRREEENVASNASAYHNGNGNDNNVNVNVNVNGNGNGNGNVNVNEQRRSTVESPPPPPVPPPPSSMHYPTPTTPPTQATHVQLTSLLLKRQESNDSHCSDSTQHSQCTAIHMASPPPTNEPPTPPIRQQQQQQPFAPPQQLSQQQQELSQPQLTQQPELELSAISQFAGETEAERIKKLRLLCTETLASMPYGEQMLEELASVAQNITEQQQQQQQQQKEQQQQQSSNNMPYPLPHLPHISELQLSLGAAKNDAWLGLPTQADPKLLVCLSPGQRALVEQQSSKQSAPDQLLDAHEKFVQRRGYHELSAEQVRAMDSEQLKLEQEQMLKTAAKMRELRKSLTPQPEEQPQQQPQQQLSPVPPPVPVKSAETAAKAKSNQGDDVSQLRSNSSSSSYQKVITSATSSFENKPTAADQQQQQSVSEKLPHSFDQRTSSSTEQQQQTRNSSYMSSNSSSNNKFPASMESELARMFPSIAQQGDIFDEQRKRFSNIEQSLKPAQTKRYSNIETSSFESKKRVENGQVVYDYSNSSREHQEEGEKPQATTATATANGKFPLKVHQIPVRLIEDEVDKAPPVPPPPAPANIMSATKLNGKPNTFIDDAQQQPQQQQQQLSTESNRNISRSEQQLKVNSSSSSNTYEEFRQRAKAAIEAIAQPSNSNNTQPSQPPLDNEKLFKDFDALSQQLNAELQTSRVQREQRDKSASLYDLSRLTQHTNNQSQQHLEQLQQRRHAHMQELEREIERSARSRQERLSSVPRSSEEQQPVEYRARRAESLCNLQQEPLQRPHSSAEHYRVQPQQQQQDDWSRYASDLGYSENIARPFAREVEICYQRQHQRQPLGIRAPRLSMSTNDLSSSSYDSYNAYGGARRHAPMLQQAPQQQRPHYASCYSMIERDPNPTYISTTSRRGVSPAPPAPVTPQPPAYDRQQRRASLPRELHEQQLKYILSKEEELKLEFERLQHERRRLMDEMQRAPTVLQAPPPRRDSYRPAPKLPTLSEDEVFRQQMAEEWMNKVAEREERRQHKIIKISKIEDEQQHATEEQANISDEFLNRVKERRHKLAMPADSDWESGAESQPNLSKSGQAAGSESSDVEAPSMRVLEGKAEANLRELPRHLREFAKFASSEQLEGGQGHVDRMEEQERSEMITDNSHSSASKKSSIVKTYKVSRLPPSVQGVWTPKSQTPHGSSNDLANSCSSAAPTPPPPPSQPVWTPQPSPALSGRKEFRPVRFESPTLPRRYTALQQQQEQQQQQQPQTTTIPPWSYTNGATTTTLSSNNSDYAETDCSTQFGPVAPSASVSDKIKTFERSASTSELNRPFVRRQLSDNSRAVYRPNEVIYKVKHEYLSEPETEYDRPRKMAQLGRRQYEGIGPVTNDGMPIILRSEVQEPHQHEWYKRLYQTIHKQKNGDDYVIRYKCPRARPSYKSNGYVSEPEPNYDSDYSTLKYRTPNPLRVQSVSSAVNVRNLNQDDKLYGTMPNPIKSASNSYKNQPGRIENYTTGHSSVSEKEKKEASAAAVSFFVMCTQLSNCAPYHKKHINKPL, from the exons ATGCCAaataatcgtaatcgtaatcggaATCGTAATCGTAACAAGCGCAATAAGAATCAAAACGCAAATCAAACTAAACAGCAGGAGGAGCAACAGGAGGAGGAAATAGAGCAGCCAGCAACGAcaacttcatcatcatcatcattggcACCCGCTGACGATCATCAgcataatgataataatgtaAATTCTGGCAGCATTTCAAATGGGTCATCAACAGTCAGCAGCAACGATGTTGctgaccacaacaacagctctagcaacaacaacgcacagCAAGTGACAAGAGCAGCGCCAGTGAATCAGCCAGAAGAAGATCAGCCAAAAGATTTAGCTAAAGagacgcaacaacagcaacaacaacagcagccagtgAGTCAGCAACTGATTGATGAAAAAGCAGAGAGCAAAGCTGAGCAAGCGATTGtagttgcagctgcagagcAGCCAAAGGAGTTAAATcagcaaatagaaaataactCTGAAGAGCAGCTAAAGGAACTGCCAAGGGAAGAGGTGCAAAAGCAGCCAGAGGAAGCGGCACAtgagcagcaagagcaacagctaAAGGAAGCTACGCAAGAGCAGCCAGAGCGTCAGTCAAAAGAAGTAGCAGAAGAGCAACCAGAGCAGCAATCAGAGGAAGTGGCACAAGAGCAGCCAATTGCTGTGATAATAGAGAAGCAAGCAATCGCTGCAAATCAGCTAAATAATCAGCTCAATAATCAAGCTGagcatcagctgcagcagcaattaaATCAGCAAGCTATTGAGCAGAAAGAAAGCTGTCAATTAAATCAGTTGAGCAATCAGCAGCCAGTGGAGCAACTACCACAGCAGCCAGTAGAGCACATTGTGCCTGTGATCCTAGAAAAGGAGTGTAATCCATTTGAAGTGCAgtcagctgcagctgagcaacagttgcagcagccaACAGTGCATATAGTGCCAGTGTTTGTGGAAAAGACAGAAAGCTATACAAGTCAAAGTGCAGAACAAACTGTAGAGCAATCAAAGGAGCAGCCAAAAGAAGAGTTAAAGCAGCAACCTGTTGTTCACTTTATTCCTGTAACTATTGAGCAAGAAGTGataacaacaagcagcaacatgGGCGCCAAGCACTCGAAGCAGCAgcgtgagcagcagcagcaacaaaagcagttGCCagaactgcagcaacaacaaaaagagttgccgcaagagcagcaacaacagcagcagcaaacaccGAAAGCGCCTGGAAGTCCACGTCAAGCTAAAGTTATAGTACATCGCATAGTGCGTGAAGAAGTCGATGAAGTAGATGGAactcagcaacaacagcagcaacaacagcagcaacaacagcaacaacagcagcaacaacaacagcagcaacaacaacagcagcagcaaccacaattacaacagcaacagccattAGAATTCCAACATCAGCATGagcaactgccacagcaacagccgccGCTCGCCCCATCACAGCAATCACCCACACGCCAGCAACCAGCGCCAGCAACATTGCCGCAGCAGCGTAGCACGAAGGTGATAATCCATCAGATAAGAGTGGAAACAGACGAGGAGGAACGTGCGCGCAAAGGTAAGCCCACGATCGAAGAGATCAGCAGCaccacagcaacatcagcagcaggcacagcagcaaccacaatgcacagcaatagcaatggcaGCATACCGAGCAGCGGCACTTTGTCACCACCACCCAGATATCTGGTCGAATCCCCCTCACCCAAGACACCATCACAAGTGGCACAATTTGGCAGATTCGCTCGCGATGTGCAGATCCAAGAACTCGAACTGAACAGCGATTGCAGCTCAGGTGAATTCAATTTCTATGGCATGCAATCGCCGGTGGTGTGTGAGGTGGACTCGGAGGTGGAAGCAGAGCCTCTGACACCACAACTGCAACCGCAACCgcaaacaccaacaacagctgtGGCGACATTCTCGCCAGATGTGCCGTCCAACAGTCGAGCggagcaacaggagcagctgCGTCAGAGACGCGTCCAGAAACGTGTGGCACTTGAATCGCACTTTCTGCCGCAGCTGCTCAGTCCGCGCTATCTGGACAGCATACTGGAGGAGAATAGCGAAACCACAGCCTCAGGCCATGAGCTAGCCTTGAGTCGCAGCTCCTCCAACGATCAAAATCACACTCGAGCTGCTGCCAAGGCAAACGAATCGTTTCCTCGCAGTCAACTCGATTTCAGTCGTCGGCACAGACGTCGCGAGGAGCCGGTGGCTCTCATGCTGGAGACAAAGCTGCTCGATCAGCCCAGCGATCTGGAGAGCTGCACCCGACTCCAGAGCACACTGTCACCTCAGTCTGAGGATGCCGAACTTGTTTACCTCAGCTCCTCAGCCTCGAGCAGCGTCTCCGATCTAATGGAACTCGAACTGGAGCAAGCTGCCGCCTTGGCTGAACGTGCTCTCATCGATCTCGACACGGATGCCAGCAAACTGATCAATCGACCCAACGATCCTGACCGCTTCAGTCCAGCTACTACAGCGTCCACAACGGAACCGATCAGCTCAGCCAATGAAACGGAAACCGAGGGCGAATGCGAG GTCGAAACGGAAGTGGACACGGAAACGGAGACGAACGTTCAGTCGAGTCGGGAGAGCACACCTGTTAATGCTCATCGAGGCAACGAAGAGCGAACATTATCGCCATCGCCAGGCAGTTCGCTATCATCGCTGCTCAGTGCTGcgacgacgccgacgccaGCAGAGGCGCCAACAGCGACGCCCACgcgagagagagcaacaacagcagcagcagcagcaacatcgacaacatcgGCTGAGTCCAACGAATTTGGCCTGAACAAATTGGCCAACAGTTCAATTGCAGCGTCGTCGCTGTCGGCAACGCGCGAGGAATTTGTTCGCAATATGGAAAAAGTGCGCGAATTGATCGAAATGACGCGACGCGAAGAGGAAAACGTCGCGAGCAACGCAAGTGCTTACCACAACGGAAATGGTAATGATAATAACGTGAACGTAAACGTGAACGTGAAtggaaacggaaacggaaacgggAACGTAAACGTGAATGAGCAACGTAGGTCAACAGTAGaatcgccaccgccaccgcctgtGCCACCGCCACCCAGCAGCATGCACTATCCCACTCCCACCACCCCCCCAACACAGGCAACGCACGTGCAACTCACCTCGTTGCTGTTGAAGCGTCAGGAATCAAATGATTCGCATTGCTCCgacagcacacagcacagtCAATGCACTGCCATACACATGGCCTCGCCACCACCCACAAACGAACCACCCACGCCCCCAAtacgccagcaacagcagcagcaaccattcGCACCCCCACAGCAACTatcccaacaacaacaagaactatCCCAACCACAGCTAACACAGCAACCAGAATTGGAGCTTAGTGCAATCTCACAATTTGCAGGCGAAACGGAAGCGGAGCGTATCAAGAAACTGCGTCTGCTATGCACCGAGACCTTGGCCTCTATGCCCTATGGCGAGCAGATGCTTGAGGAGCTCGCCAGCGTTGCCCAAAACATAaccgaacagcaacaacaacagcagcagcaacaaaaggaacaacagcaacaacaatcgagcAACAACATGCCTTATCCTTTGCCACATTTGCCGCACATCAGCGAGTTGCAACTGTCGCTGGGCGCAGCCAAGAATGATGCCTGGCTGGGATTGCCGACGCAAGCGGATCCCAAGTTGTTGGTCTGTCTATCGCCCGGTCAGCGTGCTTTGGTCGAGCAGCAATCATCAAAGCAATCGGCGCCCGATCAGCTGCTGGATGCACATGAGAAATTCGTGCAGCGTCGCGGCTATCACGAGTTGAGCGCTGAACAGGTTCGAGCGATGGACAGCGAGCAACTGAAACTGGAGCAGGAGCAGATGCTGAAAACGGCGGCGAAAATGCGTGAATTGCGCAAGAGTTTGACGCCGCAGCCAGAagagcaaccacaacagcaaccacaacaacaattgtcgCCAGTGCCGCCGCCGGTGCCAGTGAAGAGCGCTGAGACCGCAGCGAAGGCAAAGAGCAACCAGGGCGATGACGTAAGCCAGCTGAgaagcaatagcagcagcagcagctatcAGAAGGTGATCACATCAGCGACATCatcatttgaaaataaaccGACAGCAGCtgatcagcaacagcaacagtcagTGTCCGAAAAGTTGCCTCACTCATTTGACCAGCGCACGTCCAGCAGcacagagcaacagcaacagactAGAAACAGCAGCTAcatgagcagcaacagcagcagcaacaacaaattcccAGCCAGCATGGAAAGCGAACTCGCACGCATGTTTCCAAGCATTGCGCAGCAAGGCGACATCTTTGATGAGCAACGCAAGCGTTTCTCCAACATCGAGCAGAGCTTGAAACCTGCGCAAACAAAACGTTACTCGAACATTGAAACGAGTTCGTTTGAGTCGAAGAAACGTGTGGAGAACGGACAAGTTGTCTACGattacagcaacagcagccgggAGCACCAAGAGGAAGGCGAGAAgccacaagcaacaacagcaacagcaacagcaaatggcaaattcCCATTGAAGGTGCATCAGATCCCAGTGCGTTTGATCGAAGATGAGGTGGATAAAGCGCCGCCAGTGCCACCGCCGCCGGCACCAGCAAATATTATGTCAGCTACCAAATTAAATGGCAAGCCAAACACTTTCATTGATGacgcacagcagcaaccacaacagcaacagcaacaactgagcACTGAGAGCAACCGCAACATCTCTCGCAGTGAGCAACAGCTCAAggtgaacagcagcagcagcagcaacacttaTGAGGAATTTCGGCAACGTGCCAAGGCAGCAATCGAAGCAATTGCTCagccaagcaacagcaacaacacgcaACCTTCGCAGCCGCCTTTGGACAATGAAAAGCTGTTCAAGGACTTTGATGCCTTGTCCCAGCAGCTCAATGCCGAACTGCAAACAAGTCGCGTCCAACGCGAGCAACGCGACAAATCCGCCTCGCTCTACGATCTCAGTCGCCTGACGCAGCACACCAACAACCAGAGCCAGCAGCATctcgagcagctgcagcagcgacgccaTGCGCACATGCAGGAGCTGGAGCGTGAAATCGAACGCTCCGCACGCTCCCGCCAGGAGCGTCTCTCCTCGGTGCCACGCAGCAGCGAGGAGCAACAGCCTGTGGAGTATCGTGCACGACGCGCCGAATCGCTCTGCAATCTGCAGCAGGAGCCGCTCCAACGTCCGCACAGCTCAGCGGAACATTATCGTgtgcaaccacagcaacagcaacaggatgATTGGTCGCGTTATGCCAGCGATTTGGGCTACTCGGAGAACATTGCGCGTCCGTTTGCACGCGAGGTGGAGATTTGCTATCAGCGGCAGCATCAAAGGCAACCGCTGGGAATACGCGCTCCCCGCTTGTCGATGAGCACCAACGATTTGTCGAGCAGTAGCTACGATAGCTACAATGCGTATGGCGGAGCGCGGAGGCATGCACCGATGTTGCAACAGGcgccgcagcaacagcgaccACATTACGCCAGCTGCTATTCGATGATCGAACGTGATCCGAATCCCACGTACATCAGCACCACCTCAAGGCGTGGCGTCTCCCCCGCCCCACCGGCACCTGTCACCCCGCAGCCGCCCGCTTACGATCGGCAGCAGAGACGCGCGAGCTTGCCACGCGAGTTGCACGAACAGCAGCTGAAGTACATACTCAGTAAGGAGGAGGAACTGAAGCTGGAGTTTGAGCGTTTGCAGCATGAACGCCGTCGCCTGATGGACGAGATGCAACGTGCCCCGACGGTGTTGCAAGCGCCGCCGCCACGTCGTGATAGCTATCGACCGGCGCCCAAGTTGCCCACGCTCAGCGAGGACGAAGTGTTCCGCCAGCAGATGGCCGAGGAGTGGATGAACAAGGTGGCGGAGCGTGAGGAGCGACGCCAGCACAAGATCATCAAGATCTCAAAGATCGAGGATGAGCAACAGCATGCCACCGAGGAGCAGGCGAACATCAGCGATGAGTTTCTCAATCGCGTCAAGGAACGTCGGCATAAGCTCGCAATGCCCGCAGACAGCGATTGGGAGAGTGGcgccgaatcgcaaccgaatctgAGCAAATCGGGTCAGGCGGCAGGCAGCGAATCGTCGGATGTGGAGGCGCCATCGATGCGTGTACTCGAGGGTAAGGCGGAGGCAAATCTGCGCGAGTTGCCGCGACATTTGCGCGAGTTTGCCAAGTTcgcgagcagcgagcagctcGAGGGCGGCCAAGGGCATGTGGATCGCATGGAGGAGCAGGAGCGCAGCGAGATGATCACGGACAATTCGCATAGCAGTGCCAGCAAGAAGTCGAGCATTGTGAAGACGTACAAGGTGTCCAGGCTGCCGCCTTCCGTACAGG GCGTCTGGACACCCAAAAGTCAAACACCGCACGGCTCCAGCAACGATCTGGCCAACAGCTGCTCCTCGGCAGCCCCCACACCACCGCCACCCCCCTCACAGCCCGTGTGGACGCCACAGCCATCGCCAGCGCTCAGCGGACGCAAGGAGTTTCGCCCCGTGCGTTTCGAGTCGCCCACCTTGCCACGTCGCTACACGgcactgcaacagcaacaagaacagcagcagcagcagcaaccacagacGACGACAATACCACCGTGGTCATATACAAACGGAGCCACAACCACAACTCTGAGCTCCAACAACTCGGATTACGCCGAAACCGATTGTTCCACTCAGTTTGGCCCAGTGGCGCCCTCTGCCAGCGTCTCCGATAAGATCAAAA CATTTGAACGCTCTGCTTCCACATCGGAGTTGAACAGGCCGTTTGTGCGTCGTCAGCTGTCAGACAATAGCCGAGCTGTTTACAGGCCCAATGAAGTCA TCTACAAAGTCAAGCACGAGTATTTGAGCGAACCGGAAACGGAATACGATCGTCCGCGCAAAATGGCGCAATTAGGTCGACGGCAATACGAAGGCATCGGTCCGGTGACCAACGATGGAATGCCCATAATACTTAGATCG GAGGTCCAGGAACCGCATCAGCATGAATGGTACAAGCGACTGTATCAGACCATACATAAGCAGAAGAATGGCG ACGATTACGTGATACGCTACAAGTGTCCCAGAG CTCGTCCATCGTATAAGAGCAATGGTTATGTGTCTGAACCTGAACCCAACTACGATTCCGATTACTCAACTCTAAAGTATCGCACACCGAATCCGCTACGTGTGCAGTCTGTATCCTCGGCTGTCAATGTGCGCAATCTAAATCAGGACGATAA ATTGTATGGTACTATGCCCAATCCGATAAAATCGGCATCGAATTCATACAAAAATCAACCCGGTCGCATTGAGAACTACACAACTGGACATTCGTCTGTGtcggagaaggagaagaaggaggCAAGTGCCGCAGCAGTGAGCTTTTTTGTCATGTGTACACAACTATCAAACTGCGCTCCCTACCACAAAAAGCATATCAATAAACCATTATAA